The DNA sequence CGCTCACGGTAGCCAAGGTAGTGGAACAGGCGATAGTGACGACGGCAGGGGTGGAGACAGTCTTTGTGAAGCAGACAGGATTGAAATGGAGTTTCTGCAAGGATCTGGGTCCAACGACGTGGAAGACGATGACCAAGACGGCGGCACAAGGCGACCGGATGCTGGCCTCCGCCAGGATACCTCCATAAACACTGTCTTTAATTCAACCATGTCTCATCGTGGATCCATCACAAAGTTTCTACTGCAACAACAGCTTCAATCATGGAGCAGGTCTCCTTCACCACTATCAGATTCCTGTCGAGGATCAGGTCAAGGAAACCAGTCATCGCGTGGCGACTCGTCAAGAAGCTCGCTGAGCAGTTACTTTGGGGGCTCAAGGAGAGCGTCATGTTCAACCTCCTCAAAATCGAAGAGCTCCAGCAAGCCTACGCCAACGGGTTCAATTCGCGATTCTGATAAACTTGGAGAATCAACCAGCGAAGAGACATCAGAGTTGAACTCCGACGAACTGGAACCAGAAATAGACGAGACGACAGTGGATTTCTTGCATGTTGATGCTTTATCTCGTCGAATCTCCGAGGTGAGCACGGTCGTGGCTTCATGCAGGGAGTCTGGGCAGAGCACCGTAGTTTGTTCAAATCGCAGCAGTGTCGTCAAGGTAGCCCTAAGTCCTAAGGTCAGCCTGCAGGAGGAAGACTCTCAGCAGCAGCGTTCCGTGAAAGACCCCGACATGCTTCATGTGCTTGCCGCTCGTCTTTTGCAGGCTACGCGTGAAAAAGAGAATAATTTTGACGGTAAAGAACTCAAAGAGTCAGTAGTGTAACAAGTTTATCTAACAAACGTAACAATTTCAAGAAAGTACAGTGAGGAGGACGCCAGAATTGGCGTTTTGACTTCCCCCCTAAATGATTGGAATTTTAGCTTTTTACGGCCAACATTTCATCTCTTTAGCAACGGCAGAGAGAAACCgtgaaaaatcaattttattgtAGTTCGTGCTTTTTTTCAGTTAACGTCCATTGTTGTTAACCGTTTAAGGTCTTAGGTCTAAGAACTGTTAGGGATAAGGCTTTTATTTGGTGGgtgaaataataatataaaatagtGAAAAGAAGGATGGAAATTActatagcctgtgccaggctctcagatgtTAGGGATATAGCGTTAACAATGTACTGTGGAACTTTGATTTAACGAATCTCTATATAACGAcgtcctcgatataacgaaacctcgtccAGAGCGAACAAATCTGGAGCGTtaaatcaaggttccactgtaaaaagaaaaaaggacgcAGGTAACCTAGGGAAGGCGCCGCTCTTCTCCCCAGACCCCGAGCCTTATACGGATCAGTTTTTTACGATCGCTGCCCATCACGaccttggagcctggaacacgCTAGGCGGAGTCAGAAGCGcaaaagctggaaaaaaaaaatcgaagatTTAACAACCATAGTATAAAAGCATTCATTTATGAGGCTATTTAAGAGTAAACAGTGTTTAAATTGCTTTTCCCGATTGCTTTGAAATCCTCGCAGCTTAACTGTAGAGAGATAAAAAATATGAGAATTATCGGATAAGCAATTAAAAGGTCTCAGCAGAGATAACAATtgcagtttttcatttttcacagcGAGGGACAAATTGTCTGTTATCATGAACTGAGGTCGTACAAGTCATTACATAAGAGGGCTGCGTAATGAATCGCACCACAGCAGaagttttctgtaaaatgacataaaaataaatgttgGAAATCATTTTACAACAGTCACAACACCACACACACTGTAAaatgttaaagaaaatattttgcgGGGTagtcaaaataaaacaaaaattaagatTGATGGCAAGCCAGAAGGCCTTATATTTTAACAATTTTCGAACCATGTTGATCGTCAAGTGATTGTGACTGTGTGGAGTGAAGACGCGAATATATGATAAAAagccgagaagaaaaaataaaacaacaaagctgAATCTCAAAACATTGAAAAGCAAACTTTTATCTCAAAAAAGATTCACGTTGACTCTCAATAGGGGTCAGCGTGGAGTTATTTAGAATGCATAATTTACTTGATATTGTAGTTTCAACTTCTTCCAATCTCGCAATGGGGAAAAATCAGACGGTAAATTGACAATTCTCGTCTTTGTttttgccgcataaactgtcgcTTAAGGTTATATTtaaggtgaaaaataaaatctttaaCTGTTGCAAAGTCGATTGATGTATCGTTTCAACCCGTTCAGTCCTTTGTGTGCTTGCAAAAAATATGGTCGGAAATCTGATAGAAACATCTGGTCATTTCAAATAAATGCTTTATCTTCTCTTAATTATTTATCGAATTCGACAAATCGAAAGTCAAATTGAGTTCAAAAAAAGAGAGCCGTAACTTTGAAAACTCTGCTGATATCCATAATTGCCAGAAATAAGATTAGATCAGTGGGAACAAAAGCTGTCCTGATCAGCCATATACAGGCCTGTATCGATCGTTAAAGCCCTAACTGTCAAGCTTTTGGCTGGTAATTGTGCCTGTCTTAGTTCACAGAGAATGCCAATGAACTCCGCTTATAATAGTGCTGAAAAATCTAGATCTGAAAACGGACAAAATTGTGTGCATAAACGGAGAATTCAAATTAATGTTCGTGGAGAGAAGTTTGAAACTTACGAAGACACATTATCTCGTTTTCCAAGGACTTTGCTGGGATCTCAATCAAAACGACGGCGTTTCTACAATCCTTCTCGGCGAGAGTATTATTTTGATAGGGACAAAGCACTTTTCAACTCGATATTGTTCTATTATCAGTCGAACGGTATCCTGTCCAAACCAGACACAGTTTCATACGAGATGTTCTCGTCTGAACTGAAGTTTTTCCAGCTTGATGGCGATTACGAGGAGTCTGACCAAGAATTTGATCACGCACTCTCCGCCGCATCGAGGCGAAACGCAAACGACAGCTTAACCTTCTTGCGAAAACTTACGAGAACTCGAAGAAATATTTGGAGGTTTTTCGAACAACCAGTAACTCCATCCGAAAGAACCATTGCCAAATTCTCTCTAATACTGACTGTGTTATCTATGGTTTGCCTGTGTTTGGAAACTTTACCTGTCGTTCAACAAAACCAGCTTGAAATTCAACAAAGAAACTCAACTACAGAGGAAATAAACGTGGATTACGATATTGTTTGGTCAGCTGTGGAAGTTGTCTTTACAATATGGTTTACTGTGGAGTTCGTCCTACGATTTTTATGCGCGCCGCAGATAACGAAATTTATATCTTCGTTCAGTACTTTTGTTGACCTAATAGCTTTATCGCCCCTGTACATTAAAATCATTGTTGAAAGTTTAACACAGAAAAAGGCTGAAAGCTTAGTGCCTTACCCACTGTTAAAAGTTGTGCGCCTGGTGCGACTTCTTAAACTAAAGCGTTACAGTGTGAGCATACGACTTTTGTTCGAAACTATCATTGATAGTGGCGAACACATGAGACTTTTCGCTCTTTGTATAGTGTTTAACACCGTCTTACTCTCCAGTTTTGTGTATTTTGCTGAAGGAGAAGGCGATAGCTCGCAGCAGTTTACCAGTATTCCGGCAACATTTTGGTTTACCGTCATTACTCTATCAAGTGTTGGTTATGGTGATTATGTTCCCACTTCTGCGATAGGAAAACTTGTGGGTACATTTTGTTGTATAGGAGGTACCGTGGCTATGTTTTGTTTCACGCCTGTGCTATTTACGGAATTTCGTAAATCCTGGCAGCGTTATTACAGCGAGATGTTAAAAATTAAGGCTGAGAGAGGCGAGGATTCCCGTGAAGATGCTCAAGTGCATTATAGAAGTCAAACTGTTCGTCTGCGATGTCAGGACGAGCTGTCGCAAGCATTACTTGAAAGTAAGAATGCTCATAGTTGATAGAGAGAACGCAATTTTGGTTGTTTACCAAGTTACAAAAAATGTTGAAGATGGCCACAGAATCAAAAGCTAGAACTTCATCACTGACTCTTTTAAACCGAGATTTAAAAATATACGTTTTTTTGCAAGACTAATCATGTACCGCCAACATGTACGTTCAAAACAAGACTCATGGAAAAGATAATAAATCATAACAGTATTTAATTTATAGAGGCATCCCTTAAAATTCAGTTTTGATATCTTTGATTACTGTGTTAATTGCTTTTCTTATCGAAGGGACACGAGTATCTTTTAAATGACAATTATAGCAGAAAGTCATTTATTTGATTGCAACGAGGTTGATTTCATTAAACGTTTTCAAGCAGCAGTTTGTTGTGGTTTGACAGTAATCATGGGCCAATATATAAGTTTGATAACAATTAACTAGAATCAAACCAATAGCGATGCAGTTTGTATTAAGACACGAAGTTCATTCCATTTCAATCAGTATCAGGAGAATCAGTACGTACTACTGCTGTTAAAATATCGGATTTGCTACCATCTATCACTTCTAGAAAAATTGAAAGTGCAGAAGCTTTTGGGGTATTTTAATCGATTAATAATGACAAAAGCttaaataaaacagtttttcttcaacttttgctggatttgaaaacaaaattctgtcAAAGAGCCCGAAAAATTTATACAGCTCTTAATTTAGACATAGGATGAACAACATTAATCGCAAGTAAATGCAGAATCCTTAAGTGGGTGTGTCAAAATTATAGACTGTGTGTCGTATCTTTCTCAAAATTATTTCTCGCTTGCTGGTAATAAgttggggcacccaacgacgatttcctccacaaaacatttaaaatagtttttaggctatccagagtacttttaagAATtacattctaagtggcgctttaaaatttgtatctgttcggttaTCCAAGGGCACTTGAGCCTTTTCGAAATTATAAGGGCTTcttcagcattattttcccgaaaatttgtataggtaatagcatgatttgtagtaatatttgacataaataccacgagtgatatttcgaaattgttattaCGTAacttcacgagccgttaggcgagtgaaatttgagataattttgaaatatcacgagtcgTATGTATGCCAAAGACCACgttcaaatcatgctattatttgtttatactactacccacaaacgttttgtaattttcacatgtaggactgccctaagccaatcaaattgcagaaatttctcatgtagtagagAGTAATTCAACGCCGGTATTACGaaagtgatatttttttttgatccctctttccatcacatttttgaatccgaaaattttaggcttcctttcattctacgaaaaatagcccaacttggggagtaaaatgtgaaaaattaaactcagaaaatcgtagggagtTTTTTAAGAGCCTTCCTCAAGTAAAAGAAcattttaggcaatatttgtttctccgaacagatattttacagaacagtcgttgggtgcccctgtactGAATATGGCAATTCTTTAAATGAAACTAATTTGTTTAGGAGCTAACACTATGCCAATCAATGTATCAGTGATTCTGTTTTACTTCTAATTCAGATATCCGCGGAGGGGTTTCAAGAAACAGGGGGAATGTGCATGTATGATCACTTAGTTTTATTTTCAGAATGACTGTTATCAAAATGCCTAGCTGAAAGTCGAATCGTTCCTGAGAAATAATGACATTTgtgtcaaaatcttttaactcGAAGTAATCAGCGTTTTTGATCTATCAGTACAACCTCGCTAGCGTTACTCAGTAGAGAAgggaaaaacacaaaaacaaatgcGCCTTTTGGGACACTGTATGTTACTCGGATATCAACCTGGTTTAAGTTCGCACGTTTGAAAGTAAGGAACAATTTAAGGCCAAAAAAAGGAGAGTTTGAAGCAGACGGaaagaacgtgttggacgatccaaactcattcagtcGAACTTAACGGGTGAACCAGACCcggtcgaacttttcatgaacttaactcaccaAGTTTggcctacaatcttggacagaataaaatgaaatagcaaacccccatcccccccaaatcaaggatgaagccctCGCGAAGGGCaaaaaacgcgccattttcctatccttgattttgggggggggggggggggagggagggtccaggttttccatttattttgccCAAGATTGTAGTCCTGAGAAAACTGTCTGCAGATATTTCGCTACGCCACTAAtgatttttattaaaaagctGAATCAttattggataatgcaattcatGGCAAAATCTCGGACAGTTATCCGTCTCTCACTTGATCTATTACGCGAggaaatttcaagaaacaacACTTTCAACTTGATTTATGATCTTTCCAGTTTATCAACACCCTTCAGAAagtggaaaagaaaagagatgAAAGACAGGAAGTATTATAAAAGATGCTATGTTTCAACTGTATTTTCCGTTTTTTCAATCATATTCAGCTATACTGTTTATACCAAcccgaaaaacaaaacaaaacaaacaaccacacaaacaaacaaacaaacaaacaaacaattattgTTTGTACAATCAGCTCCTGTTAGAGAGTATTACGGTGTTTTTAGGCAGGATGTAATATCATTGGTGGTGGGAGAAGATCATGCCAGCCATGGCGCTTAAAAAACGTTGGCCTCCTTTTAACTTGTGCgttattcaacttttttcaaaaacttgtaGTCCTGCAACGGGGTTACCATCACGCAACACCCCGAAATTGAATTAATAAAGACGTGCAAGATCCCATGTACCTACATTTAGTAGTCTTGCGTTCTGATTACGAcgccgactccgtcgctagtgaaaatgTTTACGTGATAGCATGCATGGAAGGAGAAAAACTCTTGATTTTCTGATCTGCAGTTCTGATAGTTGTCAATTCAGATACATAAATCGGACAGTTCTTTCAGCTGAACGTAGAAGCATTAGCCCGTGGGCCAAGCGATAAAATTTCCCGAAAGTGACAATGATAGTCAGTGCGATATTATTTCACTCTCGTTCGAAGTTGGAGACGTTTTAAACCAAAAGTGTCATTGTTCAGCGGTTTTTGATCTGCAGTTCAGATACTGTAGTTGATACAGGGAATTCCGATGCAGTTAAAGAGAAACAGTTCGATTCTTTGTCGACTATGGGAAATGGGGCCTACCGATAAAATCTCCCGCCAAAATGTAATTCGTGCCGTGTCTATGTGTAAGTGAACACATATTCAAACCGCGCTAGAGCTTGAAAGCTTTCTCGCTAATGCTGTCACATTACCCCAAGTGACAAATGAGACTAGTGCGATATCATTTCACCTACCTGACCAACCTTGTTCGATGTTGGAGACTTTTTACAAAAGCATCATTGCTCAGCGGTTTCTGTCAGCAACAAAGACAGATTTGCAGTTGCAAGATGGCGTCTGGCGGTGATTTCAAGGACTTTGGCCCACTGGTCGGAGCGATCGATCAAGGAACTTCCAGTAGTCGATTTTTGGTACGTGTTAacgatttttttattataaggCTTCAACTAAGTGCTCTGCATTGTGACTGCTTTAAATAATGCGGTGTTTGTGTGTGCTTTACTCCGGATTGGGCCGATCATGAGATCATGCCATGCCCGACATTCGATCGGTAGAATCTAGAGCCTTTGTTGACTTGAAGAGGATTGATGTGTAATGCCTCTTCTTGTTTCTCAGACATTGTTTATAAAGAAAAGGTAACGATATGCATAGGGCTACTGTGTACATTCGGTATTGTTTGTCATTTAACTAAGCCAAGCCTCAATCTAAGTGAAATGAACCCCGGGGTACGCCAAGCCATCCTAAAGCCTTATGTTATGTTAATAATGCTGCTGAAATATTCATTCAATTAGCTAATGTTTGATAGCATATTTCCTTTTAGATTGAACctttataattttattattattaaaccttttttattgttattattattattgtagatcGAATCTCTGCACCTCATATTACTGTTGTAACCTTTGTAACCCTTGCCCCACCCTGTTAAAA is a window from the Porites lutea chromosome 10, jaPorLute2.1, whole genome shotgun sequence genome containing:
- the LOC140950622 gene encoding potassium voltage-gated channel subfamily A member 1-like; translation: MPMNSAYNSAEKSRSENGQNCVHKRRIQINVRGEKFETYEDTLSRFPRTLLGSQSKRRRFYNPSRREYYFDRDKALFNSILFYYQSNGILSKPDTVSYEMFSSELKFFQLDGDYEESDQEFDHALSAASRRNANDSLTFLRKLTRTRRNIWRFFEQPVTPSERTIAKFSLILTVLSMVCLCLETLPVVQQNQLEIQQRNSTTEEINVDYDIVWSAVEVVFTIWFTVEFVLRFLCAPQITKFISSFSTFVDLIALSPLYIKIIVESLTQKKAESLVPYPLLKVVRLVRLLKLKRYSVSIRLLFETIIDSGEHMRLFALCIVFNTVLLSSFVYFAEGEGDSSQQFTSIPATFWFTVITLSSVGYGDYVPTSAIGKLVGTFCCIGGTVAMFCFTPVLFTEFRKSWQRYYSEMLKIKAERGEDSREDAQVHYRSQTVRLRCQDELSQALLESKNAHS